A region from the Clostridiales bacterium genome encodes:
- a CDS encoding helix-turn-helix domain-containing protein — protein sequence MNRKETLKAHVISMCVKKKMTVKEGANRLGLSERQVKNLKARYKEKGVSSMLHGNCGRQPKHTLTLEIKERILQIKNEPYYQNVNFSHFHED from the coding sequence ATGAATCGAAAAGAAACACTAAAAGCACATGTGATAAGTATGTGCGTAAAAAAGAAAATGACGGTAAAAGAAGGCGCGAACAGATTGGGACTTTCGGAACGCCAAGTTAAAAACTTGAAGGCGAGGTATAAAGAAAAAGGCGTTTCATCCATGTTACATGGGAATTGCGGAAGACAGCCCAAGCATACTTTAACGCTGGAAATCAAGGAGAGGATTTTACAAATAAAAAATGAGCCCTACTATCAGAATGTGAATTTCAGTCACTTTCATGAGGATTT
- the gatB gene encoding Asp-tRNA(Asn)/Glu-tRNA(Gln) amidotransferase subunit GatB, whose protein sequence is MIFDTVIGLEVHAELSTKTKIFCSCSTEFGGKPNTHVCPVCLGLPGTLPVLNKVVVEYCIKAGLALNCTISKLSKLDRKNYFYPDLPKAYQISQYDMPLCKNGYIILESGKKIRLNRIHIEEDAGKLIHSEDGDYSLVDYNRTGVPLIEIVSEPDMASPDEALEYMEKLKGILEYIDVSDCKMQEGSLRCDANISIKPEGSNILGTKTELKNINSFKALHRALCYEQERQQVVIEDGGKVIQQTRRWDEPKQKTLIMRGKEQAQDYRYFPDPDLVPIAIDDEYIQGLKSALPDLPKEKRRKFIESFGLPEYDAGIITSSKYLAEYFEGVNEHYYNPKAVSNFIMGELMRLMKEADLEYKNIPVKAGYLGDLLKMIDDGKISVSVGKRVFEEMFKSGKKPLDIVNELGLMQISDKAQLAEFAKKAIEENPKSVEDYLSGKGKAVGFLIGQVMRKSKGKANPTLLKDIILQELKGLKR, encoded by the coding sequence ATGATTTTTGATACTGTTATAGGTCTTGAAGTTCACGCAGAGCTTTCTACTAAAACAAAGATATTCTGCTCATGCTCAACGGAGTTCGGAGGGAAGCCGAATACCCATGTGTGTCCTGTTTGCCTTGGACTTCCTGGGACTCTTCCGGTATTAAACAAGGTGGTAGTCGAATATTGTATAAAAGCAGGCCTGGCGTTAAACTGCACGATATCAAAGCTAAGCAAGCTTGACAGGAAAAATTATTTTTATCCGGATCTTCCAAAAGCATATCAGATATCCCAGTATGATATGCCTCTGTGCAAGAATGGCTATATAATTTTAGAGAGCGGTAAAAAGATAAGGCTAAACAGGATACATATAGAAGAGGATGCTGGAAAGCTTATACACAGTGAAGACGGGGACTATTCACTGGTCGATTACAACAGGACAGGGGTTCCGCTTATTGAAATAGTATCGGAACCGGATATGGCGTCCCCGGATGAGGCCTTGGAATATATGGAAAAACTTAAGGGAATACTCGAATATATCGACGTATCCGACTGCAAGATGCAGGAAGGATCTTTAAGATGCGATGCGAATATTTCGATTAAACCCGAGGGCTCGAATATTCTCGGCACGAAAACAGAACTTAAAAATATAAATTCATTTAAAGCTCTCCACAGAGCGCTTTGTTATGAACAGGAAAGGCAGCAGGTAGTTATCGAAGACGGAGGAAAAGTTATACAGCAGACCAGAAGATGGGATGAACCTAAACAGAAAACCCTCATTATGAGGGGCAAGGAGCAAGCTCAGGACTACAGATATTTCCCGGATCCGGATCTTGTACCGATTGCAATCGATGATGAATATATACAAGGGCTTAAGTCCGCCCTTCCGGATCTTCCAAAAGAGAAAAGAAGAAAATTCATAGAATCTTTTGGACTGCCGGAATATGATGCAGGAATAATAACAAGTTCCAAATACCTTGCAGAATATTTTGAAGGGGTTAATGAGCATTATTATAATCCGAAGGCTGTAAGCAATTTTATAATGGGCGAGCTTATGAGGCTCATGAAAGAGGCGGATCTCGAATACAAAAACATACCTGTGAAGGCCGGCTATCTGGGTGATTTGCTGAAGATGATCGATGATGGAAAGATAAGCGTGTCGGTCGGCAAAAGGGTTTTTGAGGAGATGTTTAAAAGCGGAAAGAAACCGCTGGATATAGTAAATGAATTAGGGCTTATGCAGATATCCGATAAGGCTCAACTCGCTGAGTTTGCAAAAAAAGCTATAGAAGAGAACCCCAAATCCGTGGAGGATTATCTTTCGGGGAAAGGAAAAGCCGTGGGATTTTTGATAGGGCAGGTAATGAGAAAGTCAAAAGGCAAAGCAAACCCCACCCTGCTGAAAGATATAATTTTGCAGGAACTCAAAGGCCTCAAAAGATAG
- the aspS gene encoding aspartate--tRNA(Asn) ligase has translation MERTLIKEIFKGLECKVTIYGWVHKIRDLGNITFLIIRDRSGMIQVVVDGKLKTDLRLEYVVKITGMPVRNDKAPGNMEIDCEAIEVISDTEYEMIPLQINREDIDSGIEAILDNRVLSLRNPKIHSIFNVQQEIASCFRDFFKSNGFTEIQTPKIVSEGTEGGSELFPVKYFGRRVYLAQSPQFYKQMMVAAGYERVFEIGHAYRAELHNTARHLNEYVSLDAEMGFIKDENDIMNIENEFLEYLFSTISKTCESELNLYGISLPKIGRIPRMTLQDARGIIKDKYGKSSPQGNIDTEGEVLICRYIKEKTGNDFVFLTKYPVKKRPVYAMPDPKNPDVTNSFDLLYDGLEITTGGQRIHKYRMLYENMKKFHLDPEKFGFYLDTFKYGVPPHGGFAIGLERLTLKILKLTNIREASLFPRDMERVAP, from the coding sequence ATGGAAAGGACATTGATCAAGGAAATTTTTAAGGGTTTGGAATGCAAGGTGACGATTTACGGCTGGGTTCACAAGATACGTGATCTCGGGAATATAACTTTCCTCATCATAAGGGATAGAAGCGGGATGATACAAGTGGTTGTGGATGGAAAGTTAAAAACCGATCTACGGCTTGAGTATGTTGTAAAGATAACAGGCATGCCTGTCAGAAATGATAAGGCGCCTGGGAATATGGAAATCGACTGTGAAGCAATTGAAGTCATATCAGATACCGAATATGAAATGATACCTCTTCAGATAAACAGGGAAGATATAGACTCCGGAATTGAGGCCATACTCGACAACAGGGTTTTGAGTCTTAGAAATCCCAAGATTCACAGTATATTTAACGTGCAGCAGGAAATCGCTTCTTGCTTTCGGGACTTTTTCAAATCCAATGGGTTTACTGAGATACAAACGCCTAAAATCGTGTCGGAAGGTACGGAGGGCGGCTCCGAATTGTTCCCTGTGAAATATTTTGGCAGGAGGGTGTATCTTGCCCAGAGTCCCCAATTTTACAAGCAGATGATGGTTGCGGCTGGGTATGAGAGAGTATTTGAGATAGGGCACGCATACAGGGCGGAGCTTCATAATACTGCAAGGCATCTTAACGAATATGTAAGCCTTGATGCAGAGATGGGATTTATAAAGGATGAAAATGATATAATGAATATTGAAAATGAGTTCTTGGAATATTTATTTTCAACTATAAGCAAAACCTGTGAATCAGAGCTCAATCTATATGGTATATCCCTTCCGAAAATCGGCCGGATACCAAGGATGACTCTGCAAGATGCAAGGGGGATAATAAAGGATAAGTATGGCAAAAGTTCTCCTCAGGGGAATATCGATACTGAAGGAGAAGTGCTTATCTGCCGATATATTAAAGAGAAAACAGGAAACGATTTTGTTTTTCTGACAAAGTATCCTGTAAAGAAAAGGCCTGTCTATGCCATGCCTGATCCCAAGAACCCCGATGTCACGAACAGCTTTGATCTTCTGTACGACGGACTCGAAATTACAACGGGTGGTCAGAGGATACACAAGTACAGGATGCTTTACGAAAATATGAAAAAGTTCCATCTTGATCCTGAAAAATTCGGATTTTACTTAGATACATTCAAATATGGGGTTCCACCTCATGGAGGTTTTGCAATAGGTCTTGAAAGGTTGACTTTAAAAATACTAAAGCTTACGAATATAAGAGAGGCGAGCCTTTTTCCGAGGGATATGGAAAGAGTGGCTCCATAG